In Sphaeramia orbicularis chromosome 15, fSphaOr1.1, whole genome shotgun sequence, a single genomic region encodes these proteins:
- the shld2 gene encoding shieldin complex subunit 2 has translation MLTRGNSTERKSESTGAYEVQKNMGDRSKIHVFLGAPPPPPSSSPDSVSEADIQGEDSLPTGWRRIELTWMDGRLQPAAEAERQVSDRHTNRTTVGLPGLDLHTNPHQKDLSSEADLTSEVSQRPAGSGCNFKNKTEESRCGTHRPVECHLSQNRESNSEMEDECSASIQEYLDSCFPAAQPNVEPPHVSSAVTPPVSVHTQYLTTWTLSQALILKGRRDVQSATSPQKTQQTHPQTPPSASSSTPELFSPATPSPVASAELFSQPWNTPRVEEGGIVLETTIGGGLLCSQETEQQETLTAKSPDCKRSRLSEESRTEAPVNKDRLTEPRRPTTLLVQCDKSGVRYSILVAVVHPCHLREVKVRSGPSAGTLVPLASIIVTDQSCIDMKVVFWRRAAFWALTVRPGDILLITGLQVHEDRWRGETVLQSTYCSKLLNLGQVTTSTSPAVYQQVNAHSLSSLCAFLRERRPLLVSLSRHPPQNVSRLAYTTLRSLRANTLVHALLRVTHTHISTAWHSQAESHHRSAAQLQAIVTVEQPGGQQGALLLWGAAVDWLPRLSANRATVWDFRVLLVREGLTSDLPELHSTPWSSVQPLDPADPRMQAFLLPRLTQRGNSSSLELDLETLLSQKYSGEVELRVQVNAFHFQDVLLSQNAPQPVLDSSTPLADILAALGADVSYTGCGRCAAELDTDANGIYSPCYPCLPHTSVRRYYRPGVLTVSGRNNSQVCVQVPPVQMQKILNAPPDKLHKAQDQKLSTSSWQQNGSRSSSPSQRRPSPSLSRATSCAMRTASPSLRTLRCWTFSSLSDGLKTAQELVLFSFHLLFRIQNFQAQNSTDLCCKKKTLKHLYLLLS, from the exons AGAACATGGGTGACCGCTCAAAGATCCATGTCTTCCTcggggctcctcctcctcctccctcctccagcCCAGACTCAGTGTCTGAAGCTGATATTCAGGGTGAGGACAGCCTCCCCACCGGCTGGAGACGCATAGAGCTCACCTGGATGGATGGACGACTGCAGCCTGCAGCAG AAGCTGAGCGTCAGgtgtcagacagacacacaaaccgaACCACAGTGGGTTTACCAGGCCTGGATCTTCACACAAACCCTCATCAGAAGGATCTGTCCTCAGAGGCTGACTTGACCTCAGAGGTGTCACAAAGACCAGCAGGATCAGGCTGCAACTTTAAGAACAAAACTGAGGAGTCCAGGTGTGGCACTCACAGGCCTGTAGAATGCCACCTTAGCCAAAACAGAGAATCAAACAGTGAAATGGAAGATGAGTGTTCCGCTTCCATTCAGGAGTATCTGGACAGCTGTTTCCCTGCAGCTCAGCCAAATGTTGAACCTCCGCATGTTTCCTCAGCAGTCACCCCTCCTGTGTCCGTCCACACCCAGTACCTCACCACATGGACTCTGAGTCAGGCTTTAATTCTGAAGGGGAGGCGTGATGTGCAATCAGCAACCAGCCCGCAGAAAACCCAACAGACACACCCCCAAACCCCACCCTCGGCCTCCTCCAGCACCCCAGAACTCTTCAGTCCTGCAACACCCTCACCTGTGGCCTCTGCTGAGCTCTTCAGCCAGCCCTGGAACACCCCGAGGGTGGAGGAAGGGGGCATTGTCCTGGAAACCACCATAGGTGGGGGGTTGCTCTGCTCCCAGGAGACAGAACAACAGGAGACACTGACTGCCAAGTCACCTGACTGCAAGAGATCTCGTTTGTCTGAGGAGTCCAGGACTGAAGCACCTGTAAACAAGGACCGCCTCACTGAGCCCCGCAGGCCCACCACACTTCTGGTTCAGTGTGACAAGTCAGGTGTTCGGTATTCCATTTTAGTGGCAGTTGTCCATCCCTGTCACTTGAGGGAGGTTAAG GTGAGATCGGGACCGTCAGCGGGGACCCTCGTTCCTCTTGCATCTATCATAGTGACAGACCAATCATGCATCGACATGAAGGTGGTGTTCTGGCGCCGCGCAGCATTCTGGGCCTTGACCGTCCGTCCTGGAGACATTCTGCTCATCACAG GACTGCAGGTCCATGAAGACAGGTGGAGAGGAGAGACGGTGCTGCAGTCGACCTACTGCAGCAAACTGCTCAACTTGGGACAGGTCACGACCTCCACCTCCCCTGCAG TCTATCAGCAGGTTAACGCCCACTCTCTCAGCTCTCTGTGTGCCTTTCTCCGGGAGCGCCGGCCCCTGCTCGTGTCTCTGTCCCGTCATCCCCCTCAGAATGTGAGCCGCCTCGCCTACACCACCCTGAGGTCGCTGAGGGCCAACACGCTGGTGCACGCGCTGCTgcgtgtcacacacacacacatcagcacaG CATGGCACAGCCAGGCAGAGTCTCACCACAGGTCGGCTGCTCAGCTCCAGGCTATTGTAACTGTGGAGCAGCCAGGGGGTCAGCAGGGGGCGCTGCTGCTGTGGGGAGCAGCGGTGGACTGGCTGCCTCGCCTCAGTGCAAACAGAG CGACTGTGTGGGACTTTCGCGTCCTCTTGGTGAGGGagggtttgacctctgacctccctgAGCTGCACTCCACCCCATGGAGCTCCGTACAGCCTTTAGATCCAGCAGATCCCCGCATGCAGGCCTTTCTTCTGCCAAGACTCACTCAAAGAGGAAACAGCAGCAGTTTAGAACTGGACCTGGAAACCCTCTTGTCCCAGAAATACAGCG GTGAGGTGGAACTGAGAGTCCAGGTCAATGCTTTTCACTTCCAGGATGTCCTACTTTCCCAGAATGCACCTCAGCCCGTCCTGGATAGCTCCACTCCACTGGCTGATATCCTGGCAGCTCTAGGAGCAGATGTCTCCTACACTGGTTGTGGCCGTTGTGCTGCTGAGCTCGATACTGACGCCAACGGTATCTACAGCCCATGTTATCCCTGTCTCCCCCACACCTCTGTGCGCCGCTACTACAG gccaGGTGTGCTGACAGTAAGTGGGCGGAACAACagtcaggtgtgtgttcaggttccTCCTGTTCAGATGCAGAAAATACTCAACGCTCCACCCGATAAACTCCACAAAGCTCAG GATCAGAAGTTAAGTACATCCAGCTGGCAGCAGAACGGATCCAGGTCCTCCTCTCCATCCCAAAGAAGACCTTCACCATCACTATCCAGAGCTACTTCCTGTGCGATGAGAACAGCATCCCCATCACTCAGGACTTTACGTTGCTGGACCTTCAGTTCCCTCAGTGACGGATTGAAAACAGCCCAGGAGTTAGTCTTATTCAGTTTTCATTTATTGTTTCGGATACAGAACTTTCAAGCACAAAACTCAACAGATTTATGctgcaaaaaaaagacattaaagcaTCTCTACTTGCTACTGTCATAG
- the LOC115434295 gene encoding prostatic spermine-binding protein-like: MDKIAGYIGEKIGDAVEDAVKSALGVGDKDKDKDDKKGGGGGILSLFGGNKRDDDDDDKEGPFSFGNDKKKDKDSGGFFSSLLKKDDDDDDDEGKPKKSGFAGLFSEQEGGSAVGGGGPQRDDSGAGGGKAVGVNDGDLLDDLMAVADETSSDK, encoded by the exons ATGGATAAAATTGCAGGATACATTGGTGAAAAAATAG GTGATGCTGTGGAGGATGCAGTGAAGAGCGCTCTGGGCGTTggtgacaaagacaaagacaaagatgacaagaaaggaggaggaggagggatccTGTCATTATTTGGAGGAAACAAGAgggatgatgacgacgacgacaagGAAGGACCCTTCTCATTTGGAAATgacaagaaaaaagacaaagacagcgGAGGATTCTTTTCCAGCCTGTTGAAGAAagatgacgacgacgatgatgatgaagggAAACCAAAGAAGTCCGGCTTCGCAGGTCTCTTCTCTGAACAGGAAGGAGGGAGCGCTGTTGGAGGGGGTGGGCCCCAGAGAGACGATAGTGGAGCAGGGGGTGGGAAAGCAGTTGGAGTTAACGACGGAG ATCTGCTTGATGATCTGATGGCAGTAGCTGATGAAACCTCCTCTGACAAGTGA